The DNA sequence TGGAAATCGTGGGACACGCAGCTCAACCCCAAGCCGGGTGACGGCGTTGCGGCGCGTATCGGTTCGGGGGCTTCCGACGACATCCTCTCTCCGTTGACCACCGACTGATTGCTTCTTGCCGCGATAATTACGTGATGATGGCTCAAATCAACTGTCGGTCGGATGGCTATGGGCAAGTCGGTTGTGAACAAGTCGGTGATGGGGCGGATGGCCGTAGATGCAGTTGGTGGCAAGCCCATTGCTTGGGGTTCGGCTGAGCAAAGAGCAAAGTATCGATAATAAAAAATATTGCAAAATTAGACGTTTTGTCGATTTGCGGAAAGGCTGGTGCAACCTTGGTTTTCCGGCGCTTTGCAAATAGCGTACCCGTGTCGGGATACGTGGATAATATTGTGAAGGTTTGTGTGTAAGTGAAGGGCAGAATATTTCTTAGACCCTAAACACCCAAGAAAATACGCAGTAGGAGAGGCTTTTATGGCGGTACGTGGTGATATTCGAAATGTGGCGATCGTGGCTCATGTCGATCACGGCAAGACCACGCTGGTCAACGCGATGCTTCAGCAGTCGCATGTGTTCAGCGAACGTGAGGAAGTGCCGGACCGTGTGATGGATTCCAACGATCTCGAGCGTGAGAAGGGCATCACCATCCTTGCCAAGAACACCGCCGTGCAATATACCGGCCCCCTGGCCGCCAAGTACGGCGAGCCGCAAGGCATCACCATCAACGTCATCGACACCCCCGGCCACGCCGATTTCGGCGGCGAGGTCGAGCGTGGCATCTCCATGGTCGACGGCGTCGTGCTGCTGGTCGACGCTTCGGAAGGCCCGCTGCCGCAGACCCGTTTCGTGCTGCGCAAGGCGCTGGAAGCCAAACTGCCGGTGATTCTGTGCATCAACAAGGTCGACCGTCCCGATGCGCGCATCAGCGAAGTCGTCAGCGAGACCACCGATCTGCTGCTCGGCCTGGCGCAGGACGTCACCGAGGAAGGTGTCGACCTTGATATCGACTCCCTGCTTGACCTGCCGGTCATCTATTGCGCCGCGAAGGCCGGCTACGCCTCGCGCAACCAGCCCAAGGACGGAGGCCTGCCGGACAACAAGGATCTTGAGCCGCTCTTCGATACCATCATCTCCAACATCCCTGCGCCGGAATATACCGAAGGCGCGCCGCTTCAGGCGCACGTCACCAACATCGACGCTTCCGATTATCTTGGCCGCCTCGGTTTGGTCCGTATCTACAACGGCACCCTCAAGAAGGGCAAGCAGTATGGCCTTTCCCGCGTCGACGGCTCGCTCGAGAACTTCAAGCTGACCGAGATCCTGCGTACGCAGGGCCTCGACCGCACGCCGGTCGAAGAGGCCGGCCCCGGCGATATCGTCGCTGTCGCAGGCGTCAACGATATCATGATCGGCGAGACCATCGTCGACCCCAACGATCCGAAGCCGCTGCCGTTGATCCACGTCGACGACCCCGCCATCTCCATGACCTTCGGCGTCAACGATTCCCCGCTGGCCGGCCGTGAGGGCAAGGACCACAAGCTCACCGCCCGCATGATCAAGGACAGGCTCGACAAGGAACTGATCGGCAACGTTTCCATCAAGGTGCTGCCCACCGACCGTCCCGATACCTGGGAGGTGCAGGGTCGTGGCGAACTCGCGCTCGCCATCTTGGCCGAGCAGATGCGCCGCGAAGGTTATGAGCTGACCGTCGGCCGTCCGCAGGTGGTCACCAAGACCATCGACGGCAAGCTCAACGAACCTATGGAGAACGACACCATCGACGTACCCGAGGAATATATGGGCGCCGTCACTCAACTCATGGCCGACCGCAAGGGCCGTATGGACTCGATGTCGAACCATGGTTCCGGCTGGGTCCGTCTGCAGTTCACGGTTCCTTCCCGTGGCCTGATCGGCTTCCGTACCGCGCTTTTGACCGCTACCCGCGGCACCGGCATCTCCAGCTCCATTTCCGCCGGATATGCCCCATGGGCGGGCGAGATCGTGACCCGCCAGAACGGCTCCATGGTCTCCGACCGCGCCGGCGTCGCCACCCCGTACGCCATGCAGCGCTTGCAGGCTCGTGGCAACTTCTTCGTCGAGCCGCAGTCCAACGTCTATGAGGGTCAGGTCGTCGGCATCAACAACAAGCCCGACGAGCTCGATGTCAACGTCACGCTGGCCAAGCACATGACCAACATGCGTTCCTCCACCGCCGATGTGCTCGAAACACTCACCCCGCCGATCAAGATGAGCCTTGAAGAGGCGCTTGATTTCGCCAACGAGGACGAGTGCGTCGAGGTCACCCCCGAGGCGATCCGCGTGCGCAAGGTCATTCTCGACCGTGACGAATGGTACAAGTGGCACGCCCGTCAGCGTCGCCAAAACGCCAGCAAGGCCAATCAATAGTCGAACTGCTTCGATTCTTAACGCCTCCTGAATCATTCAGATTCGGGAGGCTTCTCTGTATCAGAAGTAAAAACCGGCTTCACGGCGCGAAATGAACATAAGTGCGCTGAGAAATGTTATTTATTGACGTGATTTATGACTGACGGCAACAAATGAACAAAATCCATCAGCAAAGTGGGTTTTCTCTGCCGTCCTAGGAATCAAATCGGTTCGGCAGACATGATTTAATTCATCGGTTTGATATGGCAACTCGGCGCTTTGACCGCCCGGTGGGGCATACTGGCATTATGACTTCTCCTGCTGTATCAGCTAAAACCGCCGCGCAAAAAGCGGATCTGCCGTGGTCATATCAATACAATGCATGGATTCGTGCGCTGATTTGTGTGGTGGCAGGAATCGTGGTCGGAGTGTGTGGCACGCTGGTGCACCGGCTGGGAGCACAATACAATGCACCAGTCGGTTTGGTATTGGCTTTGCTGATTGTCGGCATCTCGGCTTGGAGTTCTCGCGCCCGCAGTGGGGTAGTGGGGTTGGGATTGCATATGATTGTTTCCTCTGGCGTCGTCGCCGTGGCATCGGCCACCGCGATGTCCGGCGATATTCTGGTGCCTATGGGTTTCTACAGCTCAACCATTCCATTCTTTAGTCAGTACGCCGGCTGGTTCTGGTTCTTCGGCATGATCGTTATCCAGATCGTGATGGTCTTCCTGCCGCGTCGCTGGTTTGTCATTCCCGTATTGAAAAAATCTTCGGCAGCCCACCGCAGTGATATGGCGATTGCCGCGGCTTGCGATAAGGCAGCACGGCAATGAGCGCCGTAAACACCGACGTAGCGGGCAATGGCGTGGGGCAAATTGGGCGACACGAGCCGAAAACGTTCCTTTTCTTAGGCCCGGAAGGTTCATTCACCCATCAGGCGGCGGTGAACGCAGCACAAGCATTTGGCGGGCAGCATCGTCATATCGAGCTTGCTGCCAGGCAGAACGTTCCGAACATCATCCGAGATGTAGAGGCCGGTTTGGGTTGGGGGGTTATCGCTTGGGAGAACAGTGTCGAGGGCTATGTCGTGCCGAATCTTGATGCCGTCATCGACGCAAGGAACGTGGCTGGTTTGGCCAGGCTGGGCATTGAGATCGCGTTCGATGCGTTCGTTTGTCCGGAAAAGACACAAGAGGATCGTACCGTTGCCAACAAACCGAGCATCGACACGGGTTCATCCAACAGTATCGATTCAATAGAAGATCTCGCGTCATCCGTCGAAGGGCATGATACTCGTGGTTCTGTTCGCGAGAACCTTGCCTTGAACGACATCACTCTGCATGAGGCCACTGCGCACCCGCACGGTCTGGCACAATGCACGCGATTTATCAGCGAACACGATCTGACACCGGTGCCGTCATCCTCAAACGCGGCCGCGTGCCGCGATGTCCGGCCTGGCCAGGTGGCGTTGGGGCCGTCGATATGCGGCAGCCTGTATGGTCTACAAACGCTTGCACACAATGTACAGGATTTTGGCGGCGCCAAAACCGACTTCCTCGTGGTGGCTCCGCGCAACGAGGTCCGTCGCGTTTTACAGGCCAAGCGCGAAAGCGACGTTATCGATTTCGAGACGATCATCGCGGTGATACCGCTGAGTACCGGTCCCGGCGTCATCGCCAACCTGCTTGATGCCGTACGCGACGAAGGGCTCAATATGACCAGCCTCATGTCACGGCCCATCAAAGGCAACGCCGGTACCTACAGCTTTATCATCACACTCGACGCCGCCCCCTGGCAGCCCAATTTCAGCCGGCTGCTTCACCAGATCGTGTCCAAAGGCGATTGGGTCAAGACCCTGGCTGTCTATCCGCGTGGTGAACACCCGAATCCACCGGTCGACACATGGATGCTGCCGCAAGGCGGGATATGCCGCAGGCGCGAACATGATATGGTGGCCGGTTCCGTCGATGGCAGTACCGACACGGATCAGGTTTCAGATGTAAAAAGGGCCAAAGAGGAAAGGGAATTGCTGTGGTGACATCGGTCGGAATCGTAGGCTTGGGGCTTATCGGCGGTTCGCTGGCAAGACGTCTGGCTGCCCATGACGTCGAGGTGATCGCTTGGAACCATACCGACAGGCCGTATGCCGACGCGCGCAAGGACGGGATTGACTGCGTCGCGACGCTTGAAGCGTTGGCCGCCGCCAAGCCAGAAGTGCTGTTTCTGTGCAATCCGCTGAAAGCCATGCCCGAAATGCTTGCCCGCCTTGCCCCGGTACTCGACCGCGAGGCGACCACGCTGAGCGATGTCGGCAGTGTCAAGGCAATGGTGCGTTCCCAAGTCGTAGAGGCTGGTCTTGCCGATTGCTACGTCGGCGCGCATCCGATGGCCGGTACCGAATTTTCGGGGTTTGCCGCCAGTGATCCCGCCATCTACAAGGACGCGCTTTGGGCACTCAGCGTTGACAAAAAGACCGACTACGAGCGTTTTTTGAAGGTTGCCACTTTGATTACCGGGGTGGTCGGCAACCGAATCATCGTTCTGGACGACCAGACACACGACCGCGCCGCCGCGATGATCTCGCATGCGCCGCACGTCGTTTCCACTGCGTTCATCAATGAGTTGAGCGAGAGCCCCGACCGCAACATCGCGGCCGCGCTTGCCGCGGGTTCCTGGCGGGACATGACCCGCGTGGCCCTGACCGACCCGGAGCGCACGCGGGCGATGATCGAGGAGGATGCCAACAATGTTGAGGCGCTGTTGCGTGATTTGGCCAGGCGCCTGACAGCATTCGCCGACGACCTTGACGCCCGTGACGACGCTGCGTTGACCCGCTTTTTCGAAGCCGGGCAACCATTCCGGGACTACAAAATACGCCAGCGCGAAAACGAATCACATCTGCCGTGGGAATTTGACCAGCGTGCCGATGACTGTGCGGTTGAGAGTCAATCCGTAGCACTGCAGAAAAGCGAACGTACCGTCATTCCGATTCCCAAATCGGCGTGGCAACGTACCTTCCTTGATTCTGCGCGCCGAGGCGAACACGTGATACGCTTCATTCAGCCGTGGCAGGTAGAAGTCGAGACTCGTTCCGCTATCTGAAATTACTTGGCGTTTTCGGTTGCCGGTTTTGTCGCTGATAGGCGAAATTCTGATAGACGAATGTGTGCGAACCATTCTGCCGAGACTCGACCGATTTATTGCGTGGCCGGTTTGTTTTCCGCCTGTCCCGGTCGTTTCCGTTCGGGAATCGGCTTTAGCGCGACGATGACGTCACGGGGGATATCAACGTCATATGCAGGTCGTGAACCGTTGGCTGACGCGTCTCGTGTGATGCAAAGCGTGTACCTGTCCCACGAACGCACATGGCCGATGAAGTCTCGGTATTGCAAACAGCCTGTTTGCTCGTCACGGCCGTCAAGCGTGCGCACCATCAGACGGGCCCCGGCGGGGATGGATTTTGGCAGCGGCATTTTTCTTCCTTTTGCGTTTGCACAAGTTTTGAACGTTGCATTTATACTATGTCATTTCATGAGAATGAAGGATTCCTGCTTTGACGTCATATCAAGGAAGCCCAAGGTTCATGGTCAATACAATAATTGAAGAAATAAAGAAATAAAGTTTCGATTTGGTCGACGCCGAAACAAAAAATGCGGGGAGGCGGAAAACATGGAATATGAGCAACAAACAGAACGGTTCCTGGCTTTCCTCAAGGCCAATCGAGGGCTTTCGGACAACACCGTCAAGGCCTACCGCTCAGATTTGCTGGAATGCCTTGGTTTTCTTTCCGATTCCGGCGTATCCAACTTGGACAACGTGAGGTTGGAAGACCTGCGTGGCTGGATGGCGCACGAATCGCCCGACCACGCCCGCAGTTCAATGGCACGTAAAACGGTTGCGGTGCGCAACTTCTTTGCATGGGCGGACGAACACGATCTCATTGCCACTGACCCCGCGGCGACACTGATGACCCCGAAGATCGCGCAGACACTGCCTACCGTTTTAAATGAGACACAGGCCGAACGGCTGATGGACACCGTCGATGACGATTGCGTCCAAAAGCTCGAAGATCCGGGAAAAACCAAGAAGGATCGAGCCGAAGCCACAGCGTCGAAACGGAAGCCCGTCGATGAGGCGCTTGCACTGCGCGATGCCGCGATGGTGGAGCTGCTCTATGCCACGGGCATCCGCGTGGCCGAACTTACAGGGCTGGATGTCACTGATATCTCGTTTGATACCAGAACCGTGCGTGTCACTGGCAAAGGCGACAAGCAGCGCGTCGTGCCGTTCGGGGCACCGGCAATGCGCTCGCTGGAACGTTGGCTCGGCAGCGAGGGGCGTCCTGCGTTCGTCAAGAATGAAAAATCAGGAAATGCACTGTTTTTGGGTACCCGTGGAGCCCGCATTGACCAGCGGATCGTGCGTCAGGTGGTGCACCGCAAGGCCGAAGAGGCGGGTGTGCCCGATATCGGGCCGCATGCATTGCGCCACAGCACCGCCACCCATTTGCTTGACGGCGGTGCGGATCTGCGTGAGGTCCAGGAGATGCTCGGTCATTCCTCTCTGAAGACCACCCAACGTTACACGCATGTTTCCATCGGGCAACTGAAATCTCGATATGATCAGGCATTTCCGCGTGCATAAACAGGAATATGTTTTTTTATTGTCCGTTTTTGTTGTCCATTTGGTGAATTTCGGCTTGCATAATCTACGTGCTAGCGTATAAATGAGAAGTATCAGCAAAGAGGTTGGCGTGTCTGCCGGCCTTTTTTGTTAGATGTGCAGGTTCTCTGCACAATAAAAAAGATAGGAGAAATCTTATGAAGAAGAAAGGTCTGGCCCTCGCAGCGGTAGTCTGCTCAGCGGCCATGCTCCTCAGTGCCTGCGGTGGCTCCGGCTCTTCGTCAAGCTCATCGTCCAAAAGCACCAGTGGTGACAAGATCATCACTGCCTATAGCAGCGAACCACAGAACCCGCTGGTTCCCGGAAACACCAACGAAAGCGAAGGCGCAAAGCCGATTCAGCTTGCATTCTCCGGTCTGGTTACGTTTGATACCAAAGGCAACGCGAAGAATGAGGTCGCCCAGTCGATCACTCCGAACGCCAATTCGACCCAATACACCATCAAGCTGAAGCCGGGTTGGAAATTCACCGATGGCACCGCCGTCACGGCTCAGTCCTTCACCAAGGCGTGGAGCTATACCGCCAACGCGAAGAACGCCCAAAAGGGTTCTTCATTCTTCTCCACCATCA is a window from the Bifidobacterium sp. ESL0745 genome containing:
- a CDS encoding prephenate dehydratase domain-containing protein — protein: MSAVNTDVAGNGVGQIGRHEPKTFLFLGPEGSFTHQAAVNAAQAFGGQHRHIELAARQNVPNIIRDVEAGLGWGVIAWENSVEGYVVPNLDAVIDARNVAGLARLGIEIAFDAFVCPEKTQEDRTVANKPSIDTGSSNSIDSIEDLASSVEGHDTRGSVRENLALNDITLHEATAHPHGLAQCTRFISEHDLTPVPSSSNAAACRDVRPGQVALGPSICGSLYGLQTLAHNVQDFGGAKTDFLVVAPRNEVRRVLQAKRESDVIDFETIIAVIPLSTGPGVIANLLDAVRDEGLNMTSLMSRPIKGNAGTYSFIITLDAAPWQPNFSRLLHQIVSKGDWVKTLAVYPRGEHPNPPVDTWMLPQGGICRRREHDMVAGSVDGSTDTDQVSDVKRAKEERELLW
- a CDS encoding alcohol dehydrogenase, which gives rise to MTSPAVSAKTAAQKADLPWSYQYNAWIRALICVVAGIVVGVCGTLVHRLGAQYNAPVGLVLALLIVGISAWSSRARSGVVGLGLHMIVSSGVVAVASATAMSGDILVPMGFYSSTIPFFSQYAGWFWFFGMIVIQIVMVFLPRRWFVIPVLKKSSAAHRSDMAIAAACDKAARQ
- the typA gene encoding translational GTPase TypA, whose product is MAVRGDIRNVAIVAHVDHGKTTLVNAMLQQSHVFSEREEVPDRVMDSNDLEREKGITILAKNTAVQYTGPLAAKYGEPQGITINVIDTPGHADFGGEVERGISMVDGVVLLVDASEGPLPQTRFVLRKALEAKLPVILCINKVDRPDARISEVVSETTDLLLGLAQDVTEEGVDLDIDSLLDLPVIYCAAKAGYASRNQPKDGGLPDNKDLEPLFDTIISNIPAPEYTEGAPLQAHVTNIDASDYLGRLGLVRIYNGTLKKGKQYGLSRVDGSLENFKLTEILRTQGLDRTPVEEAGPGDIVAVAGVNDIMIGETIVDPNDPKPLPLIHVDDPAISMTFGVNDSPLAGREGKDHKLTARMIKDRLDKELIGNVSIKVLPTDRPDTWEVQGRGELALAILAEQMRREGYELTVGRPQVVTKTIDGKLNEPMENDTIDVPEEYMGAVTQLMADRKGRMDSMSNHGSGWVRLQFTVPSRGLIGFRTALLTATRGTGISSSISAGYAPWAGEIVTRQNGSMVSDRAGVATPYAMQRLQARGNFFVEPQSNVYEGQVVGINNKPDELDVNVTLAKHMTNMRSSTADVLETLTPPIKMSLEEALDFANEDECVEVTPEAIRVRKVILDRDEWYKWHARQRRQNASKANQ
- a CDS encoding prephenate dehydrogenase/arogenate dehydrogenase family protein, giving the protein MVTSVGIVGLGLIGGSLARRLAAHDVEVIAWNHTDRPYADARKDGIDCVATLEALAAAKPEVLFLCNPLKAMPEMLARLAPVLDREATTLSDVGSVKAMVRSQVVEAGLADCYVGAHPMAGTEFSGFAASDPAIYKDALWALSVDKKTDYERFLKVATLITGVVGNRIIVLDDQTHDRAAAMISHAPHVVSTAFINELSESPDRNIAAALAAGSWRDMTRVALTDPERTRAMIEEDANNVEALLRDLARRLTAFADDLDARDDAALTRFFEAGQPFRDYKIRQRENESHLPWEFDQRADDCAVESQSVALQKSERTVIPIPKSAWQRTFLDSARRGEHVIRFIQPWQVEVETRSAI
- a CDS encoding tyrosine recombinase XerC codes for the protein MEYEQQTERFLAFLKANRGLSDNTVKAYRSDLLECLGFLSDSGVSNLDNVRLEDLRGWMAHESPDHARSSMARKTVAVRNFFAWADEHDLIATDPAATLMTPKIAQTLPTVLNETQAERLMDTVDDDCVQKLEDPGKTKKDRAEATASKRKPVDEALALRDAAMVELLYATGIRVAELTGLDVTDISFDTRTVRVTGKGDKQRVVPFGAPAMRSLERWLGSEGRPAFVKNEKSGNALFLGTRGARIDQRIVRQVVHRKAEEAGVPDIGPHALRHSTATHLLDGGADLREVQEMLGHSSLKTTQRYTHVSIGQLKSRYDQAFPRA
- a CDS encoding DUF6725 family protein — translated: MPLPKSIPAGARLMVRTLDGRDEQTGCLQYRDFIGHVRSWDRYTLCITRDASANGSRPAYDVDIPRDVIVALKPIPERKRPGQAENKPATQ